From a region of the Acanthochromis polyacanthus isolate Apoly-LR-REF ecotype Palm Island chromosome 3, KAUST_Apoly_ChrSc, whole genome shotgun sequence genome:
- the LOC110964566 gene encoding uncharacterized protein LOC110964566 isoform X1, producing the protein MTTAQVQQLKLQYPNQRVWKMYFSSLNNKLTPQQNLKLCVDREDLLDRGFLQWKRKKTASPVSALTVVYIGEAGIDTGALRKDFLTEMISGIEKRGPGNQGKNPKYSLTDLDNDNFRTIGEIMAVSLAQGGPPPAFLKEWCYNFLCTGEVDCHSLSTEDVADLESSLLISRVLNSADVQSLMMYSDDIVSCGYTGQIKLESKESIIRAIVLHSTTRLIPMLQQLRKGMGLYGLVELMATYPTACHSLFVPGKITKPDADFIMMNCQPHFSEKGTSKERNERKMMNFLQDFLQEIEMQEIDMPDVETDSAECDKQPLTVPHVLQWMTGQSHIPILPDEKRHFKITCNFDHDCRERLGDHSVCYPIVSACTQTVTFPIQHLSTYNEFRRIMSEALRYGFGFHRV; encoded by the exons ATGACAACAGCCCAAGTACAGCAGCTCAAACTACAATATCCGAACCAAAGAG TGTGGAAGATGTACTTCTCTTCATTAAACAACAAGTTGACACCACAACAGAATTTAAAACTGTGTGTGGACAGAGAAGACCTTCTTGACAGGGGCTTTCTCCaatggaaaaggaaaaaaactgcatCTCCTGTCAGTGCTCTGACAGTGGTCTATATAGGAGAGGCAGGCATTGATACAGGAGCACTTAGAAAAGATTTCCTGACTG AAATGATTTCAGGTATTGAAAAGAGAGGACCTGGGAACCAGGGTAAAAATCCCAAGTACTCTTTGACAGATCTCGACAATGACAATTTCAG AACTATTGGGGAAATAATGGCAGTCAGCCTTGCACAAGGGGGTCCACCTCCTGCTTTTTTGAAAGAGTGGTGCTACAACTTCCTCTGCACAGGAGAGGTGGACTGTCATTCGCTGTCTACGGAGGATGTGGCCGATCTAGAATCCAGTCTACTCATCAGCAGA GTTCTAAATTCTGCTGATGTCCAATCTCTGATGATGTACAGTGATGACATCGTCAGCTGTGGATACACAGGCCAGATCAAACTGGAAAGCAAAGAAAGCATAATTCG AGCAATTGTCCTACATTCTACAACAAGATTGATTCCAATGCTGCAGCAATTAAGAAAGGGCATGGGACTGTATGGCCTGGTGGAGCTGATGGCTACATATCCCACAGCTTGTCACTCCTTGTTTGTTCCTGGGAAGATCACCAAG CCTGATGCTGATTTCATTATGATGAACTGCCAGCCACATTTCAGTGAAAAGGGCACATCAAAGGAGAGAAATGAGAGAAAGATGATGAATTTCCTCCAAGATTTCTTGCAGGAAATAGAAATGCAGGAGATTGACATGCCAG ATGTTGAGACAGACAGTGCAGAATGTGATAAGCAGCCTCTTACGGTGCCACATGTGCTCCAGTGGATGACAGGCCAATCCCACATTCCTATCCTCCCTGATGAAAAGAGACATTTCAAGATAACATGCAACTTTGACCATGACTGCAGAGAGAGGCTTGGAGACCACTCGGTTTGTTATCCAATTGTGAGTGCATGCACCCAGACTGTGACTTTTCCAATACAGCATCTTAGCACTTACAATGAGTTTAGAAGAATTATGAGTGAAGCACTTCGATATGGTTTTGGATTCCACAGAGTTTAA
- the LOC110964566 gene encoding uncharacterized protein LOC110964566 isoform X2, translating into MTENSDSDTPQRPGHGAVESAARNLVSLLLNTLATNSSPRQETVQPRQETVQPRQETVQLASRNVTVQQEMTRSFPGHFRSNLNRGKKRCLTATKHLFKITNKTTALNFYLLPKNTSHTPLPGEELELLQAGMGRQTVTLPEDGDHTEISRLLAVTFPKMEGLCGGWLLHKATGGSGRQKLTVIPPEAEGYTAKALRAVSSGGKATFYIVPLQETLDTSPFPPDSQHFSKMPKKLCYQCNEVMPLQILAVHIKTCTGKLSYDDDDDEICSPLMMYVLWRKSVRWFAHFALKNSQMMRLQSMLAYVERALNVL; encoded by the exons ATGACTGAAAATTCTGATAGCGATACGCCGCAGCGTCCG GGTCACGGTGCAGTTGAGTCTGCAGCCAGAAATCTGGTGTCGTTGCTACTCAACACTTTGGCCACAAACAGCTCACCAAGACAGGAGACAGTGCAGCCAAGGCAGGAGACAGTGCAGCCAAGGCAGGAGACAGTGCAGCTGGCCTCTAGAAATGTAACTGTGCAGCAAGAAATGACAAG ATCTTTTCCAGGACATTTCAGGTCAAATCTCAACCGTGGTAAAAAGAGGTGTTTGACTGCCACCAAGCATCTCTTTAAGATAACCAACAAGACTACTGCCCTGAATTTTTATCTGCTCCCGAAAAATACGTCACACACACCATTGCCAGGAGAGGAGCTTGAGCTCCTCCAGGCAGGCATGGGGAGACAAACGGTAACCCTTCCCGAAGATGGTGACCACACAGAG ATTTCAAGGCTCCTGGCCGTAACATTTCCAAAGATGGAGGGTCTGTGTGGAGGATGGCTCTTGCACAAGGCTACAG GTGGGAGTGGTCGACAAAAATTAACTGTCATTCCACCAGAAGCTGAGGGATATACTGCCAAAGCTCTGCGTGCTGTGTCATCAGGCGGCAAAGCAACTTTTTACATTGTACCGCTTCAGGAGACATTGGATacttctccttttcctcctgACTCACAGCACTTCTCAAAAATGCCTAAGAAGTTGTGTTACCAGTGTAACGAAGTGATGCCTCTGCAGATACTTGCAGTGCACATCAAGACGTGTACAGGAAAACTGTCctatgacgatgatgatgatgag ATCTGCAGTCCTCTGATGATGTATGTGTTGTGGAGAAAAAGTGTAAG gTGGTTTGCCCACTTTGCACTAAAGAATTCCCAGATGATGAGATTACAGTCCATGCTAGCTTATGTGGAGAGAG CTTTGAATGTGCTGTGA